A window of Ciconia boyciana chromosome 27, ASM3463844v1, whole genome shotgun sequence contains these coding sequences:
- the STAC3 gene encoding LOW QUALITY PROTEIN: SH3 and cysteine-rich domain-containing protein 3 (The sequence of the model RefSeq protein was modified relative to this genomic sequence to represent the inferred CDS: deleted 2 bases in 2 codons), which translates to MHGLQFLGVSLRQRSAVGSPLPVTPALHGTGAAAPPRCAPSTEGWGLHSQRGPTSATLCEVFHRRTRAPNTAMTEKEVPEPPASPASGGKPKSRLQKLKQLFQRKPKEETAPEPQPNGELVSPSGGPIYYIYEEEEEEEEEEEPEPPPEPQKLVNDKPHKFKDHYFKKPKFCDVCARMIVLNNKFGLRCKNCKTNIHHHCQSYVEMQRCFGKIPPGFRRAYSSPLYSDQQYACVKELLSAANRSDPVFETLRTGVIMANKERKKGQDDKKNPLAAMMDEEPEATKPEVGKTEGATSEGDKKTEKSPTDDKNKKPQTGIRGGYLQSHYFVALYRFKALEKDDLDFPPGEKITVVDDSNEEWWRGKIGEKIGYFPPNFIIRVRAGERVHKVTRSFVGNREIGQITLKKDQIVVQKGEEVNGYVKVYTGRKVGLFPVDFLQEI; encoded by the exons ATGCATGGGCTCCAATTTCTCGGCGTCAGCCTCCGCCAGCGCTCAGCTGTCGGTTCCCCTCTG CCTGTCACTCCCGCGCTCCACGGGACTGGGGCAGCTGCCCCCCCTCGCTGCGCACCCAGCAcggagggctgggggctccaCAGCCAACGGGGC CCAACATCGGCCACCCTTTGCGAGGTTTTTCATCGCAGGACGAGAGCTCCAAACACAGC CATGACAGAGAAGGAAGTGCCAGAGCCACCAGCTTCACCTGCTTCAGGTGGGAAACCCAAGAGCCGG ctaCAGAAGCTGAAGCAACTTTTCCAGCGAAAGCCCAAGGAGGAGACAGCGCCAGAGCCACAGCCCAATGGGGAGCTGGTCAGCCCCTCAGGGGGACCCATCTACTACATctatgaggaggaggaagaggaggaagaggaggaggagcctGAGCCCCCTCCCGAGCCCCAGAAACTTGTCAATGACAAACCCCACAAGTTCAAAGATCATTACTTCAAAAAGCCCAAGTTCTGTGATGTTTGTGCCCGCATGATTGTCC tCAACAACAAATTTGGCCTGAGGTGCAAGAACTGCAAAACCAACATCCACCACCACTGCCAGTCCTATGTGGAGATGCAGCGCTGCTTCGGCAAAATC CCCCCAGGGTTTCGCCGGGCGTACAGCTCACCGCTCTACAGTGACCAGCAATACGCCTGCGTCAAGGAGCTGCTCT CGGCAGCCAACAGGAGCGACCCCGTGTTCGAGACCCTGCGGACGGGCGTCATTATGGCCAACAAGGAGCGCAAGAAAGGGCAGGATGACAAGAAAAAC CCTTTGGCTGCTATGATGGATGAAGAACCAGAGGCCACAAAGCCAGAAGTGGGCAAAACCGAGGGCG CCACCTCTGAAGGGGACAAGAAGACCGAGAAGAGCCCAACAGATGACAAG AACAAGAAGCCACAGACAGGGATTCGTGGTGGCTATCTGCAGTCTCACTATTTTGTGGCACTTTATCGCTTCAAAGCCCTGGAGAAAGATGACCTGGATTTCCC GCCAGGGGAGAAGATCACGGTGGTCGATGACTCCAATGAGGAGTGGTGGCGG GGGAAGATTGGTGAAAAAATTGGCTACTTCCCTCCTAACTTCATCATCCGGGTGCGGGCAGGCGAGCGGGTGCACAAGGTGACGCGCTCCTTCGTGGGCAACCGGGAGATCGGGCAGATCACGCTCAAGAAGGATCAG ATCGTGGTGCAGAAGGGTGAGGAGGTGAATGGCTATGTGAAAGTCTACACTGGCCGCAAAGTGGGGCTCTTCCCCGTGGACTTCCTCCAGGAGATCTGA